The following proteins are encoded in a genomic region of Sulfurovum indicum:
- a CDS encoding DmsC/YnfH family molybdoenzyme membrane anchor subunit: MAVEPLSKHTPLESFINHKNETGMQCGNYTIDIPELKPGEQYRFHFDATACVGCHCCEVACNEQNGNDADIKWRRVGEMETGTFPDTLQLFNSMSCNHCIDPECLRGCPTESYIKLDNGIVWHDDPSCIGCQYCTWNCPYEVPVFNPDRGIVTKCHMCVDKLEAGQTPACVQACPGGAIEIEAVNVEKWLAEDMAKEGVAPHLPDIEITKPTTRYTLPDIPKGAEIRPADEHLLKPAHAELPLVFMTVLTQVSLGAFLALFFGQLLYTFGFNLPKPNTAMALLAVIPSMIGLPLSALHLGRPGMAIMAMKNWRTSWLSREAIALGAFTGLATLVALFYFLDAEGFGLLLLEALTLAVGIYGIYAQSMIYRIKARPSWNRKSTTKRFFGSGYVGFLLIASVLLLSNGSQGAMVLLAITLLAGMGQALVILEEVMFYRHLDKEDPLYYQYNRSRILLQEHFGKVKKYRVYSLALFALAMPLFAILFTASGMTGPAVATLIIAAIGAFTSELAGRYLFYRTVVPLGLAGNFFAGNQRH, translated from the coding sequence ATGGCTGTTGAACCATTAAGCAAACACACACCATTAGAGAGCTTCATCAACCACAAGAACGAAACCGGCATGCAGTGCGGCAACTACACCATCGACATCCCCGAACTCAAGCCCGGAGAGCAGTACCGCTTCCACTTCGATGCTACCGCCTGTGTAGGATGTCACTGCTGTGAAGTGGCCTGTAACGAACAGAACGGAAATGATGCAGATATCAAGTGGCGGCGTGTGGGTGAAATGGAGACGGGAACCTTCCCCGATACTCTCCAGCTCTTCAACTCTATGAGCTGCAACCACTGTATCGACCCCGAATGTCTGCGCGGCTGTCCTACAGAAAGTTACATCAAACTGGATAACGGGATCGTATGGCATGACGATCCGAGCTGTATCGGATGTCAGTACTGTACCTGGAACTGCCCCTATGAAGTACCGGTATTCAATCCCGACAGAGGTATCGTTACCAAATGTCATATGTGTGTGGACAAGCTTGAAGCAGGACAGACTCCTGCCTGTGTTCAGGCATGTCCGGGCGGTGCCATCGAGATAGAGGCTGTCAATGTTGAGAAGTGGCTTGCCGAAGATATGGCAAAAGAGGGCGTTGCTCCCCATCTACCTGATATTGAGATAACCAAACCTACCACTCGCTATACACTGCCGGATATCCCCAAGGGAGCAGAGATACGTCCGGCTGATGAGCATCTGCTCAAACCGGCACATGCGGAGTTGCCGCTGGTATTTATGACCGTATTGACACAAGTCTCTCTGGGAGCGTTCCTTGCACTCTTTTTCGGACAACTGCTCTATACTTTCGGGTTCAACCTTCCCAAGCCGAATACAGCAATGGCTCTCCTGGCAGTCATACCCTCAATGATAGGACTGCCTCTTTCTGCACTGCATCTTGGACGACCCGGTATGGCGATCATGGCTATGAAGAACTGGAGAACCTCATGGCTCAGCCGTGAAGCGATCGCACTGGGAGCCTTCACCGGCCTGGCAACACTGGTAGCCCTCTTCTACTTTCTCGATGCAGAAGGCTTCGGACTGCTGCTGCTTGAGGCACTCACACTTGCTGTGGGTATCTACGGCATCTATGCCCAGTCGATGATCTACCGTATCAAAGCGCGTCCAAGCTGGAACCGTAAAAGCACTACCAAGCGTTTCTTCGGTTCCGGCTATGTCGGCTTTTTGCTCATCGCTTCGGTGCTGCTTCTCAGCAACGGTTCCCAGGGTGCCATGGTACTGCTTGCCATTACACTGCTTGCAGGTATGGGGCAGGCACTGGTCATCCTTGAAGAGGTAATGTTCTACAGACATCTGGATAAAGAAGATCCGCTCTACTACCAGTACAACCGAAGCCGAATCCTGCTTCAGGAACATTTCGGTAAAGTAAAGAAGTACCGGGTTTACTCGTTGGCCCTGTTCGCACTGGCCATGCCTCTGTTTGCCATCCTCTTTACGGCCAGCGGAATGACCGGACCGGCAGTAGCAACACTGATCATCGCAGCCATAGGCGCATTCACCAGTGAACTTGCAGGACGGTACCTCTTCTACAGGACAGTGGTACCGCTTGGATTGGCTGGGAATTTCTTTGCAGGAAATCAGAGACATTGA